One genomic region from Vanessa tameamea isolate UH-Manoa-2023 chromosome 14, ilVanTame1 primary haplotype, whole genome shotgun sequence encodes:
- the LOC113398566 gene encoding ubiquitin carboxyl-terminal hydrolase 3-like isoform X1 — MECTHLLDNVNLDSDLFGEETVITKDFNCSECAIKEQNWLCLQCGVVNCGRYANGHAKHHAESLDHQLCMSCDVYSVYCYKCDDYVSNDVDLQTIDKIRQSIMHVRNNEDAEPNSNIEQIEDVKDNQSPNSPVSNELDSSDKIGLSPSIIEETSIEVTPTSSCDVPSSEPSVSDMTENKTSKTAKNAEEPVRSLRPRSRKRSHSEDSSSAENTSQPSRSKEKKSSCNGKSQREKKIVGLKNLGNTCFMNAVLQSLNNIQEFSCYFSQLPSLEMKSNGRKVYHSRSYTRQEMHDVVMAEELRKVLINLNTGGCGSKGAISPECLFLVIWKVVPRFRGYQQQDAHEFLRYMLDRLHTELQQLLPAERPAASIVTAVFGGTLQSEVRCLACGTESKKFDPFLDLSLELPESGRHETPVALTDCLSSFVQVEELADTERYFCSSCKCKQKSTKQFWIRRLPNVLCLHLKRFRWHNYFRTKVDTSISFPLSSLDMSRFVLANVPDTRRSGRGSFLYDLAAVIVHHGSGAGSGHYTAFAINEEQWFHFNDQTVRATDASAVASCKPYILFYIRREFALPSAS; from the exons AATGTGCGATCAAAGAGCAGAACTGGCTATGTTTGCAATGTGGTGTTGTCAACTGTGGCCGGTATGCCAACGGACATGCAAAACATCATGCCGAGTCACTTGACCATCAACTATGTATGAGCTGCGATGTGTACTCGGTTTACTG TTACAAATGTGATGACTATGTTTCAAACGATGTAGATCTTCAAACTATAGACAAAATAAGGCAAAGTATTATGCATGTTAGGAATAATGAAGACGCTGAACCAAATAGCAACATAGAACAAATTGAAGATGTCAAAGACAATCAGAGTCCCAACAGTCCTGTATCAAATGAATTGGATTCAAGTGATAAGATTGGATTGTCCCCGAGTATCATTGAAGAAACCAGCATTGAAGTGACGCCGACTAGCTCATGTGATGTTCCAAGCTCAGAACCGAGTGTCTCTGATAtgactgaaaataaaacatcaaaaactGCAAAG aatgcaGAGGAACCAGTGCGCAGCTTGCGACCACGTTCACGGAAACGATCTCATTCCGAAGACAGTAGCTCAGCAGAGAATACAAGTCAACCTTCTAGGAGCAAAGAGAAGAAATCATCTTGTAATGGAAAGAGTCAGAGAGAAAAGAAGATAGTAGGTTTAAAAAATTTAGGCAACACATGTTTTATGAATGCGGTGCTGCAGAGTCTTAATAATATACAGGAATTTAGTTGTTACTTCAGTCAGCTGCCGTCGTTGGAAATGAAATCGAATGGACGTAAAGTGTACCATTCGAGGAGTTACACCCGTCAAGAGATGCATGACGTTGTGATGGCAGAGGAGCTCAGAAAG GTACTCATAAACCTGAACACGGGAGGATGCGGGTCGAAGGGCGCTATATCTCCAGAGTGCCTGTTCCTGGTCATCTGGAAGGTGGTTCCACGGTTTCGTGGCTACCAGCAACAAGACGCACACGAATTTTTGCGGTATATGTTGGATAG ACTGCACACGGAGCTGCAGCAGCTGCTGCCGGCCGAGCGGCCCGCCGCCTCCATCGTGACGGCCGTGTTCGGCGGCACGCTGCAGAGCGAG GTCCGCTGTCTGGCCTGTGGGACAGAAAGCAAGAAGTTCGACCCATTCCTAGATCTGTCTCTGGAGTTGCCCGAGTCGGGTAGACATGAGACTCCGGTGGCGCTCACTGATTGTCTCTCGAGCTTCGTTCAG GTTGAAGAGTTAGCCGATACAGAGCGTTACTTCTGCAGTAGttgtaaatgtaaacaaaaatcaaCCAAGCAGTTTTGGATACGGAGATTACCCAATGTTCTATGTTTACATCTCAAGAGATTCCGGTGGCATAATTACTTTAG gaCAAAAGTAGACACGAGCATATCGTTCCCGCTGAGCTCCCTGGACATGTCCCGCTTCGTGCTGGCCAACGTGCCCGACACGCGCCGCTCGGGCCGCGGCAGCTTCCTGTACGACCTGGCCGCCGTCATCGTGCACCACGGCTCCGG CGCCGGCTCGGGCCACTACACGGCGTTCGCCATCAACGAGGAGCAATGGTTCCACTTCAACGACCAGACGGTGCGCGCGACGGACGCCAGCGCCGTGGCGTCGTGCAAGCCCTACATCCTGTTCTACATCCGCCGGGAGTTCGCGCTGCCCTCCGCCTCGTGA
- the LOC113398566 gene encoding ubiquitin carboxyl-terminal hydrolase 3-like isoform X2, translating into MSCDVYSVYCYKCDDYVSNDVDLQTIDKIRQSIMHVRNNEDAEPNSNIEQIEDVKDNQSPNSPVSNELDSSDKIGLSPSIIEETSIEVTPTSSCDVPSSEPSVSDMTENKTSKTAKNAEEPVRSLRPRSRKRSHSEDSSSAENTSQPSRSKEKKSSCNGKSQREKKIVGLKNLGNTCFMNAVLQSLNNIQEFSCYFSQLPSLEMKSNGRKVYHSRSYTRQEMHDVVMAEELRKVLINLNTGGCGSKGAISPECLFLVIWKVVPRFRGYQQQDAHEFLRYMLDRLHTELQQLLPAERPAASIVTAVFGGTLQSEVRCLACGTESKKFDPFLDLSLELPESGRHETPVALTDCLSSFVQVEELADTERYFCSSCKCKQKSTKQFWIRRLPNVLCLHLKRFRWHNYFRTKVDTSISFPLSSLDMSRFVLANVPDTRRSGRGSFLYDLAAVIVHHGSGAGSGHYTAFAINEEQWFHFNDQTVRATDASAVASCKPYILFYIRREFALPSAS; encoded by the exons ATGAGCTGCGATGTGTACTCGGTTTACTG TTACAAATGTGATGACTATGTTTCAAACGATGTAGATCTTCAAACTATAGACAAAATAAGGCAAAGTATTATGCATGTTAGGAATAATGAAGACGCTGAACCAAATAGCAACATAGAACAAATTGAAGATGTCAAAGACAATCAGAGTCCCAACAGTCCTGTATCAAATGAATTGGATTCAAGTGATAAGATTGGATTGTCCCCGAGTATCATTGAAGAAACCAGCATTGAAGTGACGCCGACTAGCTCATGTGATGTTCCAAGCTCAGAACCGAGTGTCTCTGATAtgactgaaaataaaacatcaaaaactGCAAAG aatgcaGAGGAACCAGTGCGCAGCTTGCGACCACGTTCACGGAAACGATCTCATTCCGAAGACAGTAGCTCAGCAGAGAATACAAGTCAACCTTCTAGGAGCAAAGAGAAGAAATCATCTTGTAATGGAAAGAGTCAGAGAGAAAAGAAGATAGTAGGTTTAAAAAATTTAGGCAACACATGTTTTATGAATGCGGTGCTGCAGAGTCTTAATAATATACAGGAATTTAGTTGTTACTTCAGTCAGCTGCCGTCGTTGGAAATGAAATCGAATGGACGTAAAGTGTACCATTCGAGGAGTTACACCCGTCAAGAGATGCATGACGTTGTGATGGCAGAGGAGCTCAGAAAG GTACTCATAAACCTGAACACGGGAGGATGCGGGTCGAAGGGCGCTATATCTCCAGAGTGCCTGTTCCTGGTCATCTGGAAGGTGGTTCCACGGTTTCGTGGCTACCAGCAACAAGACGCACACGAATTTTTGCGGTATATGTTGGATAG ACTGCACACGGAGCTGCAGCAGCTGCTGCCGGCCGAGCGGCCCGCCGCCTCCATCGTGACGGCCGTGTTCGGCGGCACGCTGCAGAGCGAG GTCCGCTGTCTGGCCTGTGGGACAGAAAGCAAGAAGTTCGACCCATTCCTAGATCTGTCTCTGGAGTTGCCCGAGTCGGGTAGACATGAGACTCCGGTGGCGCTCACTGATTGTCTCTCGAGCTTCGTTCAG GTTGAAGAGTTAGCCGATACAGAGCGTTACTTCTGCAGTAGttgtaaatgtaaacaaaaatcaaCCAAGCAGTTTTGGATACGGAGATTACCCAATGTTCTATGTTTACATCTCAAGAGATTCCGGTGGCATAATTACTTTAG gaCAAAAGTAGACACGAGCATATCGTTCCCGCTGAGCTCCCTGGACATGTCCCGCTTCGTGCTGGCCAACGTGCCCGACACGCGCCGCTCGGGCCGCGGCAGCTTCCTGTACGACCTGGCCGCCGTCATCGTGCACCACGGCTCCGG CGCCGGCTCGGGCCACTACACGGCGTTCGCCATCAACGAGGAGCAATGGTTCCACTTCAACGACCAGACGGTGCGCGCGACGGACGCCAGCGCCGTGGCGTCGTGCAAGCCCTACATCCTGTTCTACATCCGCCGGGAGTTCGCGCTGCCCTCCGCCTCGTGA